In the genome of Phlebotomus papatasi isolate M1 chromosome 2, Ppap_2.1, whole genome shotgun sequence, one region contains:
- the LOC129801600 gene encoding uncharacterized protein LOC129801600: protein MNRVNIWWLLFLALTSPGIRNWTEALRCYACTYVASQQSDTTCIDNPEEITGQNIVNCDKKYCTILRQELLDPAGKVESFQRSCEDSPLFLNDVIEDSTYKTYFRSCTSDLCNNGDGISSGGSGLRPDVPGENILVPGLPNKGTLISSKSGIFISTFLFVASVSFRRILLK, encoded by the exons ATGAATCGTGTCAATATTTGGTGGCTCCTTTTCCTAGCTTTAACCTCCCCAGGAATCAGAAATTGGACAGAAG CACTGAGATGCTATGCCTGCACATATGTGGCCTCGCAGCAGAGCGACACTACATGTATCGATAATCCTGAAGAAATTACGGGACAAAACATCgttaattgtgataaaaagtattgcaccATCCTAAGACAGGAGCTACTGGATCCAGCAGGAAAAGTTGAATCTTTTCAGAGAAGCTGCGAGGATTCTCCTCTG TTTCTTAACGATGTCATCGAGGATTCCACATACAAGACATATTTTCGCTCCTGCACGAGTGATCTCTGCAACAATG GGGATGGAATTAGTTCTGGAGGCTCAGGTCTCCGTCCAGATGTTCCAGGAGAAAATATTCTTGTTCCAGGACTTCCTAACAAAGGCACTTTAATAAGTTCTAAGTCAGGAATTTTCATATCAACTTTTCTATTTGTAGCCTCAGTGTCTTTTAGAAGAATCTtattaaagtaa